In the Engystomops pustulosus chromosome 2, aEngPut4.maternal, whole genome shotgun sequence genome, one interval contains:
- the LOC140116898 gene encoding uncharacterized protein: MLSHEIKEQSKRKLPILISWLYFPGDESTRGSHGRPPSSPCGEVEDNQSHLSTEEGNHGEKRKFLCPKCENSFSEESNLLIHLQSHREEKSFSCSVCEKNFAKKSYLDQHVKIHTGEKPYSCPECGKCFIKKSLLFYHQKTHTGDKPYSCPDCGKCFVKKSLLFYHQRTHTGEKPFSCPECGKCLTQKSNLIIHRRIHTGEKPFPCAECGKSFNTKSYLVEHNKIHTGEKPFSCPDCGKCFRCKGKLFRHQRTHTVEMPFTCSE; this comes from the exons ATGTTGAGTCATGAAATTAAAGAACAGAGTAAGAG GAAACTTCCAATACtgatttcttggttatattttccaggagatgaaagtacaagaggttcccatggacgtcccccctcatctccttgtggtgaagtagaagataatcagtcacatctttccacagaggagggaaatcatggagagaaGAGGAAGTTTTTATGTCCGAAATGTGAGAATTCTTTCAGTGAAGAATCAAATCTTCTCATTCATCTTCAAAGTCACCGAGAGGAAAAGAGTTTTTCATGTTCTGTATGTGAGAAAAACTTTGCCAAGAAATCATATCTTGATCAACATgtgaaaattcacacaggagagaaaccatattcatgtccagaatgtggaaaatgttttatcaaGAAATCACTTCTTTTTTACCATCAGAAAACTCATACCGGGGATAAGCCATATTCATGTccagattgtgggaaatgttttgttaAGAAATCACTTCTTTTCtatcatcagagaactcacaccggggagaaaccattttcatgtcctgaatgtggaaaatgtttgactcagaaatcaaatcttattatacatcggagaattcacacaggagagaagccatttccatgtgcTGAATGCGGAAAAAGTTTTAACACAAAATCCTATCTTGTTGAACATAATAaaattcacaccggggagaagccattttcatgtccggattgtgggaaatgttttcgctGTAAAGGAAAGCTttttagacatcagagaactcacaccgtAGAGATGCCTTTTACATGTTCTGAATGA